From a single Rutidosis leptorrhynchoides isolate AG116_Rl617_1_P2 chromosome 5, CSIRO_AGI_Rlap_v1, whole genome shotgun sequence genomic region:
- the LOC139848955 gene encoding uncharacterized mitochondrial protein AtMg00810-like — translation MEDERIVKNPLSVNHGITPENTGPKVNLTLYRDIIGSLMYLTASCSDIMFATCLCARYQAQPNLNHMLTVKKIMLYLKGTLSLGLWYPRKDGFDLTTFSDSDYRGCKRDFKSTSDGCQFLGSRLVSWQCKKQMAFTQSTCEAEYITVESTTTQRADLFTKAFDRPRFLFLLNVLGVKDRAEVVSDGELLK, via the exons ATGGAAGATGAACGAATTGTCAAGAATCCTCTGTCGGTGAATCATGGGATTACACCAGAAAATACAGGGCCGAAAGTCAATCTAACTCTATACAGGGATATTATTGGTTCTTTGATGTATCTTACGGCATCTTGCTCAGATATCATGTTCGCCACTTGCTTGTGCGCTCGTTATCAGGCACAACCGAATTTGAATCATATGTTAACAGTGAAGAAGATCATGCTTTATCTAAAGGGAACTCTAAGTTTGGGCTTATGGTATCCACGAAAGGATGGGTTCGATCTAACGACATTTAGTGATTCGGATTACAGGGGTTGTAAAAGAGATTTCAAATCGACCTCTGATGGTTGTCAGTTTCTCGGTAGCAGGTTGGTAAGCTGGCAATGTAAGAAACAAATGGCATTCACACAATCAACGTGTGAGGCTGAATACATTACAGTGGAAA GTACAACAACCCAGAGGGCTGACTTGTTTACGAAAGCATTTGACCGACCTCGTTTCCTATTTCTGTTAAATGTGTTAGGAGTGAAAGATAGGGCGGAGGTTGTGTCCGACGGGGAGTTATTGAAGTAA